The Pecten maximus chromosome 11, xPecMax1.1, whole genome shotgun sequence genome has a segment encoding these proteins:
- the LOC117337257 gene encoding ubiquitin-conjugating enzyme E2 variant 1-like, which yields MAHKGASQGVVIPRNFRLLEELENGEKGSGDGTVSWGLSSENDDTLSSWTCTIIGPPNTPYESKIYTVHITCDLNYPRCPPVVKFKSKILLSGVNMDGEVDVKTLFPWKPASTIQCILVALRNRMKLKENSRCKQPNDGEY from the exons ATGGCGCATAAAGGAGCATCACAAG GTGTTGTTATTCCAAGAAACTTTCGACTTCTAGAAGAGTTGGAAAACGGGGAAAAAGGTTCTGGCGATGGAACAGTATCATGGGGACTCTCATCTGAAAATGATGATACATTGTCGTCCTGGACCTGTACAATCATAGGACCCCCTAAT ACCCCATATGAATCAAAAatctacacagtacacataACATGTGATTTAAATTATCCAAGATGTCCCCCTGTTGtaaaatttaaaagtaaaatactTTTATCTGGTGTAAACATGGATGGAGAG GTGGATGTTAAGACATTATTTCCTTGGAAACCCGCTAGCACTATTCAATGCATACTGGTTGCATTGAGGAATCGAATGAAATTGAAAGAAAATTCAAGATGCAAGCAGCCAAACGACGGAGAATACTAA